The Chelatococcus sp. HY11 genome includes a window with the following:
- the gcvT gene encoding glycine cleavage system aminomethyltransferase GcvT, producing MAGQSNDDIPLRTPLYERHVALGARMAPFAGYEMPIQYGKGILHEHLHTRAAAGLFDVSHMGQALLVGPDHATTAAALEALVPADIAALGLGRQRYTQLLNEQGGILDDLMVSRGPDPADDGKLVLVVNAGCKESDYVHLDMNLSDSVKLQRNDDRALLALQGPQAAAVLTRYDEAASAMGFMTVASLTIGGIPAFVSRSGYTGEDGYEISVANNDAVALWDLLMSQPEVEPVGLGARDSLRLEAGLCLYGHDINQETSPVEAGLTWSIQKRRRSDGGFPGYRRIAGELAEGPLRQRVGILPQGRAPAREGTQILDARGELIGEVTSGGFGPTAEGPIAMGYVVRDFAAVGTDIQLSVRGKLLPASIVPLPFVAHRYKR from the coding sequence ATGGCGGGCCAGTCGAACGACGATATCCCCTTGCGTACTCCGCTCTATGAGCGGCACGTTGCCCTTGGCGCCCGCATGGCGCCCTTTGCCGGCTATGAAATGCCGATCCAATACGGCAAGGGCATCCTGCACGAGCACCTTCATACCCGGGCGGCGGCTGGGTTGTTCGATGTCTCGCATATGGGCCAGGCGCTTCTCGTGGGGCCGGACCACGCGACGACCGCGGCGGCGCTTGAGGCCCTCGTTCCCGCGGACATCGCGGCGCTGGGGCTTGGTCGCCAGCGCTATACGCAGCTCCTCAACGAGCAGGGCGGTATTCTTGACGATCTCATGGTCTCGCGCGGGCCGGACCCGGCCGACGATGGCAAGCTTGTGCTCGTCGTCAACGCGGGCTGCAAGGAGTCCGATTACGTCCACCTCGATATGAACCTGTCGGACAGCGTGAAGCTCCAGCGCAACGACGACCGCGCGCTGCTGGCTCTCCAGGGGCCTCAGGCGGCCGCCGTCCTCACACGCTATGATGAAGCCGCCTCGGCGATGGGCTTCATGACCGTCGCATCCCTGACCATCGGCGGCATACCAGCGTTTGTTTCGCGCTCCGGCTATACCGGCGAGGATGGGTACGAGATCTCGGTCGCCAACAATGACGCGGTGGCGCTCTGGGATCTGCTCATGAGCCAACCCGAGGTTGAGCCCGTGGGTCTCGGCGCGCGGGATTCGTTGCGGCTGGAGGCCGGCCTCTGCCTCTACGGGCACGACATCAACCAGGAGACCTCGCCTGTCGAGGCCGGGCTGACCTGGTCTATCCAGAAGCGCCGCCGCAGCGATGGCGGCTTCCCCGGCTATCGGCGCATCGCGGGCGAGCTGGCGGAAGGGCCGCTGCGCCAACGCGTCGGCATCCTGCCCCAGGGCCGTGCGCCGGCGCGGGAGGGCACCCAGATCCTGGACGCCAGGGGCGAACTCATCGGCGAGGTCACCTCGGGCGGCTTCGGACCGACAGCGGAAGGCCCCATCGCCATGGGCTATGTTGTCCGCGACTTCGCCGCTGTGGGAACGGATATCCAGTTGTCCGTGCGCGGCAAGCTTCTTCCTGCCAGCATCGTTCCTCTTCCCTTTGTCGCTCATCGCTACAAACGCTGA
- the gcvH gene encoding glycine cleavage system protein GcvH encodes MTTRYSKDHEYVRLEGDTATVGITDYAQEQLGDVVFIELPEVGKVFAKGDDAAVVESVKAASEVYAPLAGEVVSINSELEEAPGTINEDPAGKGWFFKMKLADPTEFETLMSESDYEDFLKSIS; translated from the coding sequence ATGACGACGCGTTATTCCAAGGACCATGAATATGTCCGCCTCGAGGGCGACACGGCGACGGTCGGCATCACCGACTACGCCCAGGAGCAGCTCGGCGATGTGGTTTTCATTGAACTGCCCGAAGTCGGCAAGGTCTTCGCCAAGGGTGACGATGCCGCGGTGGTGGAGAGCGTGAAGGCGGCGAGCGAAGTCTATGCGCCGCTCGCGGGTGAGGTGGTCTCCATCAATTCGGAGCTCGAAGAAGCCCCCGGGACCATCAACGAGGATCCTGCCGGCAAGGGATGGTTCTTCAAGATGAAGCTCGCCGATCCGACCGAGTTCGAAACTCTGATGAGCGAGAGCGATTACGAGGACTTCCTGAAGTCGATCAGCTGA
- a CDS encoding ATP F0F1 synthase subunit B (Produces ATP from ADP in the presence of a proton gradient across the membrane. Subunit B is part of the membrane proton channel.), giving the protein MDATFWAAVAFILFLVLAIYLGGGRAIVAGLDARAKRISDELAEATRFRAEAEALLKEYQAKRAAAEKEAADIVANAKVEAERVAAEASQRMSDFVARRTASAEAKIAQAEAQATAEVRAAAIDAALKASETVLKDAVRGEKGASIFASSLADLRSKLN; this is encoded by the coding sequence ATGGACGCTACTTTCTGGGCTGCCGTCGCGTTCATTCTCTTTCTCGTTCTGGCGATCTATCTGGGCGGCGGTCGTGCGATCGTCGCCGGGCTGGACGCGCGCGCCAAGCGCATTTCCGATGAGCTGGCCGAGGCTACACGCTTCCGTGCGGAAGCCGAGGCTCTTCTTAAGGAATACCAGGCGAAGCGGGCTGCGGCGGAAAAGGAAGCTGCCGATATCGTTGCGAATGCCAAGGTAGAAGCTGAGCGCGTCGCCGCCGAGGCCAGCCAGCGCATGAGCGATTTCGTGGCGCGCCGCACGGCATCCGCTGAGGCGAAGATCGCCCAGGCTGAGGCCCAGGCCACCGCCGAAGTGCGGGCGGCTGCCATCGATGCTGCCCTGAAGGCATCCGAGACGGTCTTGAAGGATGCGGTCCGGGGTGAGAAGGGCGCGTCGATCTTCGCATCGAGCCTTGCGGACCTCCGTTCGAAGCTCAACTGA
- a CDS encoding F0F1 ATP synthase subunit B' gives MAEPVTTGAEAHGGGAFPPFQAETFASQLFWLAVTFALLYWFLAKVALPRIGGTIAQRHDKIQGDLHEAIAAKKEAEAAGLAYEAALSDAKSRSQAIAAETHQRLQAETDARRRELDAALAEKLAAAEKVISETKSAALTHVEGIATDAADAILQRVLGDKPPQEQVSAAVKTAMKG, from the coding sequence ATGGCCGAACCGGTCACGACTGGAGCCGAAGCCCATGGCGGCGGCGCATTCCCGCCGTTCCAAGCCGAGACGTTTGCGTCCCAGCTGTTCTGGTTGGCGGTGACATTCGCTCTGCTTTACTGGTTCCTCGCGAAAGTGGCTCTGCCGCGCATCGGCGGAACTATTGCGCAGCGGCACGACAAGATTCAGGGCGACCTTCACGAGGCGATCGCCGCCAAGAAGGAAGCCGAAGCGGCTGGCCTCGCCTATGAGGCGGCACTGTCCGATGCGAAGTCCCGTTCGCAGGCGATCGCAGCCGAGACGCACCAGCGTCTGCAGGCCGAGACGGATGCCAGGCGCCGCGAGCTCGACGCCGCCCTGGCCGAGAAGCTTGCTGCGGCCGAGAAGGTGATTTCCGAGACCAAGTCGGCGGCGCTGACCCATGTCGAGGGCATCGCCACGGACGCGGCCGACGCGATCCTTCAGCGCGTGCTAGGGGACAAGCCTCCTCAGGAGCAGGTCTCCGCGGCCGTCAAGACAGCGATGAAGGGATAA
- a CDS encoding F0F1 ATP synthase subunit C, with the protein MDPVAAKYIGAGLACLGMAGAAIGLGNLFGQFFAGALRNPSAADGQRPTLLLGFALTEALGIFSLLVALLLLFAV; encoded by the coding sequence ATGGATCCTGTTGCAGCAAAGTACATCGGCGCGGGTCTCGCGTGTCTCGGTATGGCCGGCGCCGCCATTGGCCTCGGCAATCTCTTCGGTCAGTTCTTCGCCGGCGCGCTGCGCAACCCGTCTGCGGCCGATGGCCAGCGCCCGACCCTGCTCCTCGGCTTCGCGCTGACGGAAGCTCTTGGCATCTTCTCGCTTCTCGTCGCGCTGCTGCTGCTCTTCGCCGTCTGA